The Anaeromusa acidaminophila DSM 3853 DNA window GGGAGTTTCCACTGCTTACATTGAACCAGGCAGTCCATGGGAGAATGGCTTTTGCGAAAGTTTTAACAGTAAAATGCGAGATGAGTTTCTAAACCGAGAAATTTTTGATTCCATGGTTGAAGTAGATATATTAACGAAACGTTGGGTTTTGGAGTATAACACGATACGACCACATAGTTCCCTTGGATACAAGCCTCCAGCACCTCAAACCATAGTGTGCGTTGCTTAAACTAACTTGGTTTTTTGGACTAGTTTTCGGGGGCAGGGCAGTTATGGCTATTCTTCCCTCGCCCCTGGCTTTCTTCACCAATGCGTCAATTCCAGTACTCCTGCAACAGCTGCATCCCATTCCCAAACAGCTTCATTTCCTATCCTGTTGCTCTCCCCTTACTTTCAGCGCGATCCATCCTCTTCGCGTCGAGTAAGAAAGGCCAGCAAGTCTGTTGTAGGCAACGGCTTTTTAAAGAGATATCCTTGGCAAT harbors:
- a CDS encoding integrase core domain-containing protein, translating into GVSTAYIEPGSPWENGFCESFNSKMRDEFLNREIFDSMVEVDILTKRWVLEYNTIRPHSSLGYKPPAPQTIVCVA